A portion of the Rhodococcus pseudokoreensis genome contains these proteins:
- a CDS encoding ABC transporter substrate-binding protein: protein MNRNELPHPWQPSRRTFLKAALGAAGALSTAGLLSGCTGGVDPHVITLGSRLSDKNAKLGVQDVVGMFQQQTGGAVRINSVDSTSFQENVNNYLQGTPDDVFTWMSGYRMRYFADKGLVDDVSPVWQSHGSGFSDSFREASTGTDGRQYLIPFFYYPWAVFYRPSLWQQRGYVPPKTFDEWVALSKRMQSDGLTPIGFGVRDGWSPFGTFDYLDLRLNGVDFHRSLLAGDVSWTDNRVRSVFDTWREILPFHQPQPLGRKMSEAQQALLNKEAGMLVAGMFVAQSFPAGPDREDLDFFAFPELDSAVGTSAVEAPMDGFMMRKDPRNLEGAQQFLSFLTNADAAVAYAKQDPQAIPAHRDADLSSFPPLVQKSAALVQGAGSITQFLDRDTRPDFASVVMIPAMQQFLGNPNDVDGLVRSIERQKAAVFGQ from the coding sequence ATGAACCGAAACGAGCTGCCGCACCCGTGGCAACCCTCCCGGCGGACCTTTCTCAAGGCCGCGCTCGGCGCCGCGGGCGCCCTGTCGACGGCGGGCCTGCTGTCCGGGTGTACCGGCGGCGTCGACCCCCACGTGATCACCCTCGGATCGCGGCTGTCGGACAAGAACGCCAAACTCGGCGTGCAGGACGTCGTCGGGATGTTCCAGCAGCAGACCGGCGGCGCGGTGCGCATCAACTCCGTCGACTCCACCTCGTTCCAGGAGAACGTCAACAACTACCTGCAGGGCACCCCGGACGACGTCTTCACCTGGATGTCGGGATACCGGATGAGGTACTTCGCCGACAAGGGACTCGTCGACGACGTCAGCCCGGTGTGGCAATCGCACGGCAGCGGCTTCAGCGACAGCTTCCGCGAGGCGTCCACCGGAACCGACGGAAGGCAGTACCTGATCCCGTTCTTCTACTACCCGTGGGCCGTGTTCTACCGCCCCAGCCTCTGGCAGCAGCGTGGTTACGTGCCGCCGAAGACGTTCGACGAATGGGTGGCCCTGTCGAAACGCATGCAGTCGGACGGGCTCACTCCGATCGGTTTCGGGGTCCGGGACGGCTGGTCGCCGTTCGGCACGTTCGACTATCTCGATCTGCGCCTCAACGGCGTCGACTTCCACCGCTCCCTCCTCGCGGGCGACGTGAGCTGGACCGACAACCGCGTCCGGTCGGTGTTCGATACCTGGCGCGAGATCCTCCCGTTCCACCAGCCGCAACCGCTGGGCCGCAAGATGTCCGAGGCGCAGCAGGCGCTCCTCAACAAGGAGGCCGGGATGCTGGTGGCCGGCATGTTCGTCGCGCAGAGCTTCCCGGCGGGCCCCGACCGCGAGGATCTGGACTTCTTCGCGTTCCCCGAACTCGACTCCGCGGTCGGCACGTCGGCGGTCGAGGCGCCGATGGACGGATTCATGATGCGCAAGGACCCGCGGAATCTCGAAGGGGCGCAGCAGTTCCTCTCCTTCCTCACGAACGCCGACGCCGCCGTCGCGTACGCGAAGCAGGACCCCCAGGCGATCCCGGCGCACCGCGACGCCGACCTGTCGAGTTTCCCTCCGCTCGTGCAGAAGTCGGCCGCCCTCGTCCAGGGTGCGGGGTCCATCACCCAGTTCCTCGACCGGGATACCCGCCCCGATTTCGCGTCCGTCGTGATGATCCCGGCGATGCAGCAGTTCCTCGGCAACCCGAACGACGTGGACGGCCTGGTCCGGAGCATCGAGCGGCAGAAGGCGGCGGTGTTCGGGCAATGA
- a CDS encoding beta-galactosidase — protein sequence MHTASDSGGRHRRWPTRGISFGGDYNPEQWPEEVWQHDVELMREAGVDFATVGVFSWARLQPTPSTWDFGWLDRVLDLLHDGGVRVDLATATASPPPWLTAAHPEIRPVDERGYRYEIGSRQTWSPSSPIYRDHSLALVEKMAVRYGDHPALALWHVSNELGCHNSRCYSPDSARAFRRWLQRRYSDLTELNRAWGTTFWSQHYSAWDEVVPPAASTTFGNPTHLLDWRRFCSDALLDQYLAEREVLRRITPDVPVTTNFMVGMGSPQSLAGDMNYAQWAPEQDLVSTDHYLVGPATGDGAAHHRLSFSADLTRGIAGSQPWLLMEHSTSAVNWQPVNRAKAPGEMLRNSLAHVARGADGVAFFQFRASQAGAEKFHSALVPHAGTDSARWREVVQLGAVLRRLQPVLGSRVEAPVGILFDWESQWACEQDGHPSRLMQPMTIAEQMHRAFAGVTCDVVPPDADLGRYSVLVVPAMYLCSDEEADRISAAARAGAHVLVTAFSGIADRDDHVRLGGYPGAFGDLLGVRTEEFFPLGADETVALDDGTSARVWTEYLTVSEDVDVLARHTAGHLQGVPSVTRRPVGDGAAWYLATVPDARGLERLAETICAAAGLGQHLGRHSDVEIVRRRGENGSWLFVLNHTNEKVTIDVSGTDLVTERVVDGPLTLEPGNCAVIREDSAGTGAPTRKADA from the coding sequence ATGCACACAGCGAGCGATTCCGGCGGGCGGCACCGGCGGTGGCCGACCCGGGGCATTTCCTTCGGCGGTGACTACAACCCCGAGCAGTGGCCGGAAGAGGTCTGGCAGCACGACGTCGAACTCATGCGCGAGGCGGGCGTCGACTTCGCGACCGTCGGCGTCTTCTCCTGGGCGCGACTCCAGCCCACCCCCTCCACCTGGGACTTCGGCTGGCTCGACCGCGTCCTCGACCTCCTGCACGACGGCGGCGTCCGCGTCGACCTGGCCACCGCGACCGCGTCCCCACCCCCCTGGCTCACGGCCGCGCATCCCGAGATCCGGCCCGTCGACGAACGCGGCTACCGGTACGAGATCGGCAGCAGGCAGACGTGGAGCCCGAGTTCCCCGATCTACCGGGACCACTCCCTCGCCCTCGTCGAGAAGATGGCCGTCCGCTACGGCGACCACCCGGCACTCGCCCTCTGGCACGTGTCCAACGAACTCGGCTGCCACAACTCGCGCTGCTACTCCCCCGACAGCGCGCGGGCGTTCCGGCGGTGGCTGCAGCGGCGGTACAGCGACCTCACCGAACTCAACCGGGCGTGGGGCACGACGTTCTGGAGCCAGCACTACAGCGCCTGGGACGAGGTGGTGCCGCCCGCCGCGAGCACGACGTTCGGCAACCCCACCCATCTGCTGGACTGGCGCCGCTTCTGCTCCGACGCGCTCCTCGACCAGTACCTCGCGGAGCGGGAGGTGTTGCGGCGCATCACTCCCGACGTCCCGGTGACGACGAACTTCATGGTGGGCATGGGCTCGCCGCAGTCCCTCGCCGGCGACATGAACTACGCGCAGTGGGCGCCGGAACAGGACCTCGTCTCCACCGACCACTATCTGGTCGGACCCGCGACCGGTGACGGCGCCGCCCACCACCGGCTGTCGTTCTCCGCCGACCTCACCCGCGGCATCGCCGGCTCACAGCCGTGGCTGCTGATGGAACACTCGACGAGCGCCGTCAACTGGCAGCCGGTCAACCGGGCGAAGGCGCCCGGCGAGATGCTGCGCAACTCCCTCGCCCACGTGGCGCGCGGCGCGGACGGTGTCGCGTTCTTCCAGTTCCGCGCCTCGCAGGCCGGCGCCGAGAAGTTCCACTCCGCGCTGGTGCCGCACGCGGGCACCGACTCCGCCCGGTGGCGCGAAGTCGTCCAACTCGGGGCGGTCCTGCGCCGGCTGCAGCCGGTCCTCGGCAGCCGCGTCGAGGCCCCGGTCGGCATTCTGTTCGACTGGGAGTCGCAGTGGGCGTGCGAGCAGGACGGGCACCCGTCGCGGTTGATGCAGCCGATGACGATCGCCGAGCAGATGCACCGCGCGTTCGCCGGGGTGACCTGCGACGTCGTCCCCCCGGACGCCGACCTCGGCCGGTACTCGGTTCTGGTCGTGCCCGCGATGTATCTGTGCAGCGACGAGGAGGCGGACCGCATCTCGGCGGCGGCCCGCGCAGGCGCGCACGTTCTGGTGACGGCGTTCTCCGGGATCGCGGACCGCGACGACCACGTCCGGCTCGGCGGCTACCCGGGAGCGTTCGGAGACCTGCTCGGCGTCCGGACCGAGGAGTTCTTCCCGCTCGGCGCCGACGAGACGGTCGCCCTCGACGACGGCACGTCGGCCCGCGTCTGGACCGAATACCTCACGGTCTCCGAGGACGTGGACGTTCTCGCCCGCCACACCGCGGGACACCTGCAGGGCGTGCCCTCCGTCACCCGGCGCCCGGTCGGCGACGGCGCCGCCTGGTATCTCGCCACCGTCCCCGACGCACGGGGCCTGGAGCGGCTCGCCGAGACAATCTGCGCCGCAGCCGGTCTCGGCCAGCACCTGGGACGGCACTCCGACGTCGAGATCGTACGGAGGCGGGGCGAGAACGGGTCGTGGCTGTTCGTCCTCAATCACACGAACGAGAAGGTGACCATCGACGTGTCCGGCACCGACCTCGTGACCGAACGGGTGGTGGACGGACCGCTCACGCTGGAACCGGGCAACTGTGCTGTGATTCGCGAAGACAGCGCCGGCACCGGCGCCCCGACACGAAAGGCGGACGCATGA
- a CDS encoding DeoR/GlpR family DNA-binding transcription regulator translates to MMLARQRQQVILDEVTAHGAVKVVDLGATLGVSDMTIRRDINELVEQGLVERVHGGVTLPRSASVHEPGFSAKSELDREAKRAIARAAARLVRPGTSVGISGGTTTHALARELLDVPDITVVTNSLPVADAFHEGGRDDQTILLTGGQRTPSFALVGPLTVAALRGIHVDMLFLGTHGMGIDSGLTCPNLMEAQTNQALVASSRRVVVLADHTKWGVTALANTIPLSDVDILITDAGLERAAQEALADHVGDLVVTRENAEGLDDDRA, encoded by the coding sequence ATGATGCTCGCTCGTCAGCGCCAGCAGGTGATCCTCGACGAGGTCACCGCGCACGGTGCGGTGAAAGTCGTCGACCTCGGTGCGACGCTCGGGGTCTCCGACATGACCATCCGGCGTGACATCAACGAACTCGTCGAGCAGGGTCTCGTCGAGCGGGTGCACGGCGGGGTGACACTGCCACGCTCGGCGAGCGTCCACGAACCGGGGTTCTCGGCGAAGTCCGAACTCGACCGGGAGGCCAAGCGTGCCATCGCCCGCGCCGCGGCCAGGCTGGTGCGGCCGGGCACGTCGGTGGGTATCTCCGGCGGCACCACCACGCATGCCCTCGCCCGCGAACTCCTCGACGTCCCCGACATCACCGTCGTCACCAATTCACTGCCGGTCGCCGACGCCTTCCACGAGGGCGGCCGCGACGACCAGACCATCCTCCTCACCGGAGGTCAGCGCACCCCGTCGTTCGCCCTCGTCGGACCGCTCACGGTCGCCGCCCTGCGCGGCATCCACGTGGACATGCTGTTCCTCGGTACGCACGGCATGGGGATCGACTCGGGGCTGACCTGCCCCAATCTGATGGAAGCCCAGACCAATCAGGCGCTCGTCGCGTCGTCGCGTCGCGTCGTGGTGCTCGCCGACCACACGAAGTGGGGGGTGACCGCGCTGGCGAACACGATCCCGCTGTCGGACGTCGACATCCTCATCACCGACGCCGGCCTCGAGCGCGCCGCCCAGGAAGCCCTCGCCGATCACGTCGGCGATCTCGTGGTGACACGGGAGAACGCGGAAGGACTTGACGATGACCGTGCGTGA
- the galT gene encoding galactose-1-phosphate uridylyltransferase produces MTVRDEQEAREAPARVRMRKTRTTLADGRELLYFDDSEPYVSGGATRELVDSRPLPPAVSQSQMRFDVLTGEWVVIAAQRMDRTFLPPPDASPLAPSRPGKAPTEIPADDYDVVVFENRFPSLATAAAEQDLPDCVDGEALWPLAPGAGRCEVVCFTSNPDAAFATLSVDRVRTVVDVWADRTAELSALPGVRQVFCFENRGKEIGVTLTHPHGQIYAYPYLPPRTDALIRRSREHFESTGRLLLADVLDAETRSGRRVVLAGEHWTAYVPAASRWPLEVHLAPHRDVRDLAELTDAERDELAQVYLELLRRVDRFFDGVDAVPYIAAWHQAPVGEDRPLGRLHLQLFSMMRSPGRMKYLAGSESGMGAWVNDTTPERIADRLREVAS; encoded by the coding sequence ATGACCGTGCGTGACGAACAGGAGGCGCGGGAGGCCCCCGCGCGGGTCCGGATGCGCAAGACCCGGACGACGCTCGCGGACGGCCGCGAACTCCTCTACTTCGACGACTCCGAGCCGTACGTGTCGGGCGGCGCCACCCGGGAACTGGTGGATTCGCGTCCGCTGCCGCCCGCGGTGTCGCAGTCGCAGATGCGTTTCGACGTGCTCACCGGGGAGTGGGTGGTCATCGCCGCGCAGCGGATGGACCGCACGTTCCTGCCGCCGCCGGACGCGTCGCCGCTCGCGCCGAGCCGGCCGGGCAAGGCGCCCACCGAGATTCCGGCCGACGACTACGACGTGGTGGTGTTCGAGAACCGCTTCCCCTCGCTGGCCACGGCCGCCGCGGAGCAGGACCTCCCGGACTGCGTCGACGGTGAAGCGCTGTGGCCGCTGGCACCGGGAGCGGGCAGGTGCGAGGTAGTGTGCTTCACCAGCAACCCGGATGCCGCGTTCGCCACCCTGAGCGTCGACCGGGTCCGCACCGTCGTCGACGTCTGGGCCGACCGCACCGCCGAACTGTCGGCGCTGCCCGGGGTGCGGCAGGTGTTCTGCTTCGAGAACCGGGGCAAGGAAATCGGTGTCACCCTCACTCATCCGCACGGGCAGATCTACGCCTACCCGTATCTGCCGCCGCGCACGGACGCGCTGATCCGGCGTTCCCGCGAGCACTTCGAAAGCACCGGGCGGTTGCTGCTCGCCGACGTCCTCGACGCCGAAACACGCTCCGGCAGAAGGGTGGTCCTGGCAGGCGAACACTGGACCGCGTACGTTCCCGCCGCCTCGCGCTGGCCGCTGGAGGTGCACCTCGCACCGCACCGCGACGTCCGCGACCTCGCCGAACTGACCGACGCCGAACGCGACGAACTCGCGCAGGTGTATCTCGAACTGCTGCGGCGGGTCGACCGCTTCTTCGACGGCGTCGACGCCGTGCCGTACATCGCCGCGTGGCACCAGGCGCCCGTCGGTGAGGACCGCCCGCTCGGACGGCTCCACCTGCAACTGTTCTCGATGATGCGGTCGCCCGGCCGGATGAAGTACCTGGCCGGCTCGGAATCCGGGATGGGTGCGTGGGTCAACGACACCACACCCGAGCGCATCGCCGACCGCTTGCGGGAGGTGGCGTCGTGA
- the galK gene encoding galactokinase yields MTAARWVVPAEERTVADTAEALFRSTFGGAADGVWAAPGRVNLIGEHVDYAGGLVLPFALPYVTVVAVRVRDDGILHAVSTHTGESWRGALADVAPGHPSGWAAYVAGVAWALRRSGLLTAGTGFEVAVHSTVPVGSGLSSSAALECAFALAVADLAGLPTDESGRRPLIDASIRAENEIAGASTGGMDQSVAMLARPGHALLLDCRDGASRHVPLDFRSAGARLVVVDTNAPHRLVDGQYGNRRAAVEKACADLGVATLRDVADADAAVAALSSPAAQRARHVLGEIGRVREVADLLDRGRIADLGDALNRSHASLRDDYEVSSVELDSAVDAAVEAGAWGARMTGGGFGGSAIALVPLDRVDAVTENIVRRAESASLPTPQFLSAEPSGSAHRL; encoded by the coding sequence GTGACTGCCGCACGGTGGGTGGTCCCTGCCGAAGAGCGCACGGTCGCCGACACCGCGGAGGCGTTGTTCCGCAGCACGTTCGGTGGCGCCGCGGACGGTGTCTGGGCGGCGCCCGGCCGGGTCAACCTCATCGGCGAGCACGTCGACTACGCCGGCGGGCTGGTCCTGCCGTTCGCCCTCCCCTACGTCACCGTCGTCGCCGTCCGCGTGCGGGACGACGGGATCCTGCACGCCGTGTCCACCCATACCGGCGAATCCTGGCGGGGTGCGCTCGCCGACGTCGCCCCGGGCCACCCGTCCGGCTGGGCCGCGTATGTCGCCGGGGTGGCGTGGGCGCTGCGCCGGTCCGGACTTCTCACGGCCGGAACAGGTTTCGAGGTGGCAGTGCATTCGACCGTCCCGGTCGGCTCGGGGCTGTCGAGTTCGGCCGCGCTCGAGTGCGCATTCGCTCTCGCCGTCGCCGACCTGGCCGGGCTACCCACGGACGAGTCCGGCCGCCGGCCGCTGATCGACGCGTCCATCCGCGCGGAGAACGAGATCGCCGGGGCGTCCACCGGCGGCATGGACCAGTCGGTCGCGATGCTCGCCCGCCCCGGCCACGCACTGCTCCTCGACTGCCGGGACGGCGCGAGCAGGCACGTCCCGCTCGACTTCCGCTCCGCGGGCGCCCGGCTGGTGGTCGTCGACACCAACGCCCCGCACCGGCTGGTCGACGGCCAGTACGGCAACCGGCGCGCCGCCGTCGAGAAGGCCTGCGCCGACCTCGGTGTCGCCACCCTCCGCGACGTCGCCGACGCCGACGCTGCCGTCGCGGCGCTGAGTTCCCCGGCAGCGCAGCGGGCCCGGCACGTGCTCGGCGAGATCGGCCGCGTCCGGGAGGTCGCCGACCTGCTCGACCGAGGCCGGATCGCGGACCTCGGCGACGCCCTGAACCGCTCGCACGCCTCCCTGCGCGACGACTACGAGGTCAGTTCCGTCGAACTCGACTCCGCCGTCGACGCCGCGGTCGAGGCAGGCGCCTGGGGAGCCCGGATGACCGGCGGCGGCTTCGGCGGTTCCGCGATCGCGCTCGTCCCCCTCGACCGGGTCGACGCCGTCACCGAAAACATCGTCCGCCGGGCCGAATCCGCGTCCCTGCCCACACCGCAGTTCCTGTCCGCCGAGCCGTCGGGCTCGGCCCACCGACTCTGA
- a CDS encoding ABC transporter ATP-binding protein — MARVTYDAATKMYPGSDVPAVDSLNLDIEDGEFLVLVGPSGCGKSTSLRMLAGLEDVDYGAIRIGERDVTALAPKERDIAMVFQNYALYPHMTVAKNMGFALAIAGMDKSEIGRRVEEAAKILDLGDYLNRKPKALSGGQRQRVAMGRAIVRNPQVFLMDEPLSNLDAKLRVQTRTQISLLQRRLATTTVYVTHDQVEAMTMGDRVAVMKAGVLQQCASPKTLYEKPVNSFVAGFIGSPAMNLFEVDVVHGAARIGSLSTPIERSVLGALDTGRVVVGVRPEAWTVSDQGTAVKVDVVEELGADAYIYGRLVRDGDLGGHDIVARVSDSATPAKGDVIRLAPDPARLHFFSPTTGARLGD; from the coding sequence ATGGCACGAGTCACGTATGACGCGGCGACCAAGATGTACCCCGGCTCGGACGTGCCGGCAGTGGATTCGTTGAACCTCGACATCGAGGACGGCGAATTCCTCGTCCTCGTCGGCCCGTCCGGCTGCGGCAAGTCGACGTCGCTGCGGATGCTCGCCGGTCTCGAAGACGTCGACTACGGCGCCATCCGCATCGGCGAACGCGACGTCACCGCGCTCGCCCCGAAGGAACGGGACATCGCGATGGTGTTCCAGAACTACGCGCTGTACCCGCACATGACGGTCGCGAAGAACATGGGCTTCGCCCTCGCGATCGCCGGCATGGACAAGAGCGAGATCGGGCGCCGCGTCGAGGAGGCCGCGAAGATCCTCGACCTCGGCGACTACCTGAACCGTAAACCGAAGGCACTCTCCGGCGGGCAGCGCCAGCGGGTCGCGATGGGCCGGGCGATCGTCCGCAACCCGCAGGTGTTCCTCATGGACGAACCGCTGAGCAACCTCGACGCGAAACTCCGGGTGCAGACCCGCACCCAGATCTCGCTGCTGCAGCGCCGACTGGCCACCACCACCGTCTACGTCACCCACGACCAGGTGGAGGCCATGACGATGGGCGACCGCGTCGCCGTCATGAAGGCCGGCGTCCTGCAGCAGTGCGCCAGCCCGAAGACGCTGTACGAGAAGCCGGTCAACAGTTTCGTCGCCGGGTTCATCGGATCACCGGCAATGAACCTGTTCGAGGTGGACGTCGTGCACGGCGCCGCCCGGATCGGTTCGCTGTCGACGCCGATCGAGCGGTCGGTGCTGGGCGCCCTGGACACCGGCCGGGTCGTCGTCGGTGTCCGCCCGGAGGCGTGGACCGTGTCCGATCAGGGCACCGCGGTGAAGGTCGACGTGGTCGAGGAACTCGGCGCCGACGCCTACATCTACGGACGCCTCGTCCGCGACGGCGACCTCGGCGGCCACGACATCGTCGCCCGCGTCAGCGACTCCGCCACCCCGGCCAAGGGCGACGTGATCCGGCTGGCACCGGACCCGGCCCGCCTGCACTTCTTCTCGCCCACCACCGGCGCCCGGCTCGGCGACTGA
- the galE gene encoding UDP-glucose 4-epimerase GalE yields the protein MKLLVTGGAGYVGSVCAQRLLECGHTVVIVDDLSTGNADAVPAGAEFDEDDVAKAAHRVLGAGDVDGVLHFAARSLVGESVETPETYWQANVVTTLTLLEAMRSSGTPRLVFSSTAATYGSPDSVPITEDAPTRPTNPYGATKLAIDHAITSYAHAHGLAACSLRYFNVAGAYAGLGENRAVETHLIPLVLQVAAGHRDEISVFGTDWPTPDGTAVRDYIHIRDLAEAHVLALESARPGTHRIYNLGTGTGFSVREVIASCERVTGRSVATRDAPRRAGDPAVLVASGARVQAELGWQPRHTDLDEIVADAWAYLQSPAGRQRYRGAVRS from the coding sequence GTGAAACTTCTCGTCACCGGCGGCGCCGGCTACGTCGGCAGCGTCTGCGCGCAGCGACTGCTCGAGTGCGGCCACACGGTCGTCATCGTCGACGACCTCTCGACCGGCAACGCCGACGCGGTGCCCGCGGGAGCGGAATTCGACGAGGACGACGTCGCGAAAGCAGCCCACCGGGTGCTCGGGGCCGGGGATGTCGACGGCGTGCTGCATTTCGCCGCCCGCTCCCTCGTCGGCGAGTCGGTGGAGACACCGGAAACGTACTGGCAGGCCAACGTCGTCACGACCCTGACCCTGCTGGAGGCGATGCGCTCGTCCGGTACCCCCCGGCTGGTGTTCTCCTCCACCGCGGCGACGTACGGTTCCCCGGATTCCGTGCCGATCACCGAGGACGCACCCACCCGGCCGACCAACCCGTACGGCGCCACCAAACTGGCGATCGACCACGCGATCACGTCGTACGCGCACGCCCACGGGCTGGCGGCGTGCAGCCTCCGCTACTTCAACGTCGCGGGAGCGTACGCCGGGCTCGGCGAGAACCGGGCGGTGGAGACCCACCTGATCCCGCTGGTGCTGCAGGTCGCGGCCGGGCACCGCGACGAGATCTCGGTGTTCGGCACCGACTGGCCCACCCCCGACGGCACCGCCGTCCGCGACTACATCCACATCCGCGACCTGGCCGAGGCGCACGTCCTCGCGCTCGAGTCCGCCCGGCCCGGAACTCACCGGATCTACAACCTCGGCACCGGCACCGGGTTCAGCGTGCGGGAGGTGATCGCGTCCTGCGAACGCGTCACCGGGCGGTCCGTCGCCACCCGGGACGCCCCGCGCCGCGCCGGGGATCCGGCGGTCCTCGTCGCGTCCGGCGCCCGGGTGCAGGCCGAACTGGGCTGGCAGCCACGGCACACCGACCTCGACGAGATCGTGGCCGATGCGTGGGCGTATCTGCAGTCGCCGGCCGGACGGCAGCGTTACCGTGGTGCGGTGCGGTCGTGA
- a CDS encoding DUF2252 domain-containing protein: MDDADSTRRRRIVEVLVETFADLMEADPSAFRTKFRKMAANPFAFYRGSACLFYDDLRDFDDPWADERTGRVWIHGDLHLENFGTYMNSEGTLVFDVNDFDEAYVGHFSWDLRRFVASLALMGWQKALPESDVRELAETYLRSYVEQVLQYAREEEDEAYALRLDNSRGAIHDLLLSARLATRVSLLESVTVLEDYDRHFRRGRGVRELEEAERATVREAVEKYVERVPRSKRSTRPVFYRIKDVVGRKGFGIGSAGLPAYNVLIEGASQALENDIVLSLKQGNVAAPSRIVDEPGVREYFEHEGHRTAVSQRALQVHTDPLLGYTEIDGTGFVVAELSPYELDLDWSDLTEPEDIAPLLEDLGRATAKVHCVSDEDSDQTLVTFQTEDAIRNVVDGRLDEFVGEIVDFGIAYAEVSRKDHQLFVDAFREGEIAGVSAT; the protein is encoded by the coding sequence GTGGACGACGCCGATTCCACGAGGCGGAGGCGGATCGTGGAGGTCCTCGTCGAGACCTTCGCCGACCTGATGGAAGCGGACCCGAGCGCGTTCCGCACCAAGTTCCGGAAGATGGCCGCCAACCCGTTCGCGTTCTACCGGGGCAGCGCGTGCCTGTTCTACGACGATCTGCGTGACTTCGACGACCCGTGGGCGGACGAGCGCACCGGCCGCGTGTGGATCCACGGCGATCTGCATCTGGAGAATTTCGGCACGTACATGAACTCGGAGGGCACGCTCGTCTTCGACGTCAACGATTTCGACGAGGCGTACGTGGGGCACTTCAGCTGGGATCTGCGGCGCTTCGTCGCGAGTCTGGCGTTGATGGGCTGGCAGAAGGCGCTCCCCGAGAGCGATGTCCGGGAACTCGCCGAGACGTACCTGCGCAGTTACGTCGAGCAGGTCCTGCAGTACGCGCGGGAGGAGGAGGACGAGGCGTATGCGCTGCGCCTGGACAACTCGCGCGGCGCCATTCACGACCTCCTTCTGAGCGCGCGCCTCGCCACCCGGGTGAGCCTGCTCGAATCCGTCACGGTGCTCGAGGACTACGACCGGCACTTCCGCCGCGGGCGCGGGGTCCGCGAACTGGAGGAGGCCGAACGCGCCACGGTCCGCGAGGCGGTGGAGAAGTACGTCGAGCGGGTCCCCCGCAGCAAGCGGTCCACCCGCCCGGTGTTCTATCGGATCAAGGACGTGGTGGGCCGGAAGGGCTTCGGGATCGGCAGCGCAGGCCTGCCCGCGTACAACGTGCTCATCGAAGGGGCGTCCCAGGCGCTCGAGAACGACATCGTGCTGTCCCTCAAACAGGGCAACGTCGCCGCTCCGAGCCGGATCGTCGACGAACCCGGTGTCCGGGAGTACTTCGAGCACGAGGGTCACCGCACCGCGGTGAGTCAGCGCGCCCTGCAGGTCCACACGGATCCGCTGCTCGGTTACACGGAGATCGACGGCACCGGCTTCGTCGTCGCCGAACTCTCCCCGTACGAACTGGACCTCGACTGGTCCGACCTCACCGAACCCGAGGACATCGCGCCGCTGCTCGAGGACCTCGGCCGGGCGACGGCGAAGGTGCACTGCGTCTCGGACGAGGACAGCGACCAGACCCTCGTGACGTTCCAGACCGAGGACGCGATCCGGAACGTCGTCGACGGCAGGCTGGACGAGTTCGTCGGCGAGATCGTCGACTTCGGCATCGCCTACGCCGAGGTCAGCCGCAAGGACCACCAGCTGTTCGTCGACGCGTTCCGGGAGGGCGAGATCGCGGGCGTGTCCGCGACCTGA